A stretch of the Chitinophagales bacterium genome encodes the following:
- a CDS encoding succinylglutamate desuccinylase/aspartoacylase family protein, translated as MERVIGRYGKYGAAKTFLVFAGIHGNEKAGIYALQELFKEFEEANVPFDGTVIGIAGNLKAIKDNVRFTHKDLNRQWYLSKIRKLGALPFGMLNTAEDVEQKQILDLILDIVHDKGKKLMLVDLHTTSAKGGSFSITNAHAKSTEYALQIPVPVIDKMITKIKGTTLEYFNDIGLPAIAFEAGQHEDPIAVQRMKAALVYMFYHAGCIESGVVEKYKDAYSEMETSFKNLPKHVEVIYRHPIEEDDKFIMKPGYVNFQSIKKGEVLAHDKHGEIVSHTDGLMLMPLYQSKGEDGFFIVKEV; from the coding sequence ATGGAAAGAGTAATAGGAAGATACGGAAAATATGGTGCGGCTAAAACCTTTTTGGTATTTGCAGGAATACACGGTAATGAAAAAGCAGGAATTTATGCTTTGCAAGAACTTTTTAAGGAATTTGAAGAAGCAAATGTACCATTTGATGGTACCGTAATAGGTATAGCAGGCAATTTGAAAGCAATAAAAGACAATGTAAGATTTACGCATAAAGACTTAAACAGACAGTGGTATTTAAGCAAAATAAGAAAATTGGGGGCATTGCCTTTTGGAATGCTTAATACGGCAGAGGACGTGGAGCAAAAACAAATATTAGATTTAATTTTAGACATAGTTCATGACAAAGGAAAGAAATTAATGCTGGTAGATTTACATACCACTTCGGCTAAAGGCGGAAGTTTTAGTATTACTAATGCTCATGCTAAAAGTACGGAATATGCATTGCAAATTCCAGTTCCTGTTATAGATAAAATGATAACAAAAATTAAAGGAACAACGCTTGAATATTTTAATGATATAGGCTTGCCTGCTATAGCATTTGAAGCTGGGCAACACGAAGACCCCATAGCCGTGCAAAGAATGAAAGCTGCTTTAGTTTATATGTTTTATCATGCAGGGTGTATAGAAAGTGGAGTGGTAGAAAAATATAAAGACGCATACTCAGAGATGGAAACTTCTTTTAAAAATTTACCAAAGCATGTGGAGGTAATATACAGACACCCTATAGAAGAAGATGATAAGTTTATAATGAAACCTGGATATGTCAATTTTCAAAGTATTAAAAAAGGAGAGGTGCTGGCTCACGACAAGCATGGCGAAATAGTATCTCACACCGATGGTTTAATGTTAATGCCATTATACCAGAGCAAAGGCGAAGATGGTTTTTTTATAGTAAAAGAAGTGTGA
- a CDS encoding thymidylate synthase yields MQQYHDLLNHIMNNGTNKGDRTGTGTKSVFGYQMRFNLAKGFPLLTTKKVFTKGIIYELLWFIKGDTNIKYLVENNIKIWNEWPFQSYLKQNNLETKYPKHSTVWKEKMEEFIEQIKTDDDFAKKYGELGPVYGKQWRNFEGVDQLKNVIEDIKTKPDSRRHIVSAWNPKEIPVMGKSGLPPCHTLFQFYVADGKLSCQLYQRSADVFLGVPFNIASYALLTQMIAQVCGLQVGDFVHTFGDAHIYTNHFEQVKEQLSRDFYELPTLKLNPNIKEIEDFTFDDIEILNYKHHPTIKAPIAI; encoded by the coding sequence ATGCAGCAATATCATGATTTGCTTAATCATATAATGAATAATGGTACAAATAAGGGCGATAGGACAGGCACGGGAACTAAAAGTGTTTTTGGCTATCAAATGCGTTTTAATTTAGCCAAGGGTTTTCCTTTATTAACTACCAAAAAAGTATTTACCAAAGGTATTATTTATGAATTGCTTTGGTTTATAAAAGGCGATACCAACATTAAATATTTAGTAGAAAACAATATTAAAATATGGAACGAATGGCCTTTTCAAAGCTATTTAAAACAAAATAATTTAGAAACGAAATATCCTAAGCATAGTACTGTTTGGAAAGAAAAAATGGAGGAGTTTATTGAGCAAATTAAAACGGATGATGACTTTGCAAAAAAATACGGAGAACTGGGACCTGTGTATGGCAAACAATGGAGAAATTTTGAAGGTGTTGACCAATTAAAAAATGTAATTGAAGATATAAAAACTAAACCCGATAGCAGAAGACACATTGTTTCTGCGTGGAATCCAAAAGAAATTCCTGTGATGGGAAAATCTGGATTGCCTCCGTGCCACACTCTGTTTCAGTTTTATGTAGCAGATGGGAAACTAAGTTGCCAACTATACCAGCGTAGTGCAGATGTATTTTTAGGCGTTCCTTTTAATATAGCTTCATACGCTTTGCTTACACAGATGATAGCTCAAGTTTGTGGCTTGCAAGTAGGCGATTTTGTACATACTTTTGGCGATGCTCATATTTATACCAATCACTTTGAACAGGTAAAAGAACAATTAAGTAGAGATTTTTATGAATTGCCTACTTTAAAATTAAATCCTAACATAAAAGAAATAGAAGATTTTACTTTTGATGATATTGAAATTTTAAACTACAAACACCACCCTACTATAAAAGCTCCTATTGCTATTTAA